The following coding sequences lie in one Salmo salar chromosome ssa13, Ssal_v3.1, whole genome shotgun sequence genomic window:
- the LOC106567454 gene encoding D(1)-like dopamine receptor: MDLNFSMVRDSDNLPERNSSKRVLTGCFLFALILTTLLGNTLVCVAVTKFRHLRSKVTNFFVISLAISDLLVAILVMPWKATTEIVGFWPFGAFCNIWVAFDIMCSTASILNLCVISVDRYWAISSPFRYERKMTPKVAFIMISVAWTLSVLISFIPVQLNWHKAAVLELNSTYGELPPDNCDSSLNRTYAISSSLISFYIPVAIMIVTYTRIYRIAQIQIRRISALERAAESAKNRHSSMGNNSNMETESSFKMSFKRETKVLKTLSVIMGVFVCCWLPFFILNCMVPFCEAKSTSDFFCISPATFDVFVWFGWANSSLNPIIYAFNADFRKAFSILLGCHRLCPGSNAIEIVSINNNGAQPPASQYQPKGHIPKERNNATYVIPHSILCREAELQKKNEVGIKTLEKLSPSLSGNLDSDADVINPITQNGQHKTVRC; the protein is encoded by the coding sequence atggattTGAACTTCTCCATGGTCCGTGATAGCGATAATTTGCCAGAGAGAAACTCATCCAAGCGCGTTTTGACAGGCTGCTTTCTCTTTGCGCTCATCCTGACCACACTGCTGGGGAACACACTGGTATGTGTTGCCGTCACCAAGTTCCGCCACCTACGTTCAAAGGTCACCAACTTCTTTGTGATCTCTTTGGCCATCTCAGACCTGCTGGTGGCCATCTTGGTGATGCCATGGAAGGCAACGACAGAGATCGTGGGCTTCTGGCCCTTCGGAGCCTTTTGCAACATCTGGGTGGCATTCGACATCATGTGCTCCACAGCGTCCATTTTGAACTTGTGTGTCATCAGCGTGGACAGATATTGGGCGATCTCAAGCCCGTTCCGCTATGAGAGGAAGATGACACCCAAGGTGGCATTTATTATGATCAGTGTGGCATGGACTCTGTCCGTGCTTATCTCCTTCATCCCCGTGCAGTTGAATTGGCACAAGGCTGCAGTGTTGGAGCTCAACAGCACTTACGGGGAGCTGCCTCCGGACAATTGCGACTCCAGCCTTAACAGGACTTATgccatctcctcctccctcatcagCTTCTACATCCCTGTGGCAATCATGATCGTGACTTACACCCGGATTTACAGAATTGCCCAGATACAAATCAGGAGAATCTCAGCCCTGGAGAGGGCTGCGGAGAGTGCCAAGAACCGCCACAGCAGTATGGGGAACAACTCCAACATGGAGACGGAGAGCTCCTTCAAGATGTCTTTCAAAAGAGAAACCAAAGTCCTAAAGACCCTCTCTGTCATAATGGGGGTGTTTGTATGCTGCTGGCTGCCCTTCTTTATCCTCAACTGCATGGTGCCCTTCTGTGAGGCCAAAAGCACCTCTGATTTCTTCTGCATTAGCCCTGCTACCTTTGACGTGTTCGTCTGGTTTGGCTGGGCCAACTCCTCACTCAACCCCATCATATATGCCTTCAACGCGGACTTCCGCAAAGCATTCTCCATCCTGCTGGGCTGCCACAGACTCTGCCCGGGCAGCAATGCCATAGAGATAGTGAGCATCAACAACAATGGAGCTCAGCCACCTGCGTCCCAGTATCAGCCTAAAGGGCACATTCCCAAGGAGAGAAACAATGCCACCTATGTGATTCCCCACAGCATCCTGTGTCGGGAGGCGGAGCTGCAGAAGAAGAATGAGGTTGGGATTAAGACCTTGGAGAAACTGTCCCCGTCTCTTTCTGGAAACTTGGACAGCGATGCAGATGTGATTAATCCTATAACTCAGAACGGCCAACACAAAACTGTGAGATGTTGA